A genomic stretch from Hirundo rustica isolate bHirRus1 chromosome 26, bHirRus1.pri.v3, whole genome shotgun sequence includes:
- the BSG gene encoding basigin isoform X2: MAAGAAGARAVLALLVLCSMAAGAAGTTGFIKSPLSQKRLTQDSVELYCEAIGNPIPEIQWWFEGNDPNETYAQLWDGARQDRVKINATYNLHSTSTISIANLTGDDSGMYECRASNDPDRNHLSKSPKSSGIRSQANVFVIERPEITAHVTESSGKLILSCNMSAPHPAITGHKWIHKDKILEQDEKTGAFTSYVIDGKREEHSGIYECVYEANPQIRGEVNISVAPQVTAYKKSEHGNEGDTGVLTCKNPSFPAVTTWSWYKSGHGLLENASGRYIIKSSGNKTELRILKLDIEQDTGDYFCNGTNSYGTGDATVNLRVRSRLAALWPFLGIVAEVLVLVTIIFIYEKRRKPDEVPDDDDGGSAPLKSNATNHKDKNVRQRNAN; the protein is encoded by the exons atggcggcgggagcggcgggagcgcgcGCGGTCCTGGCGCTGCTCGTCTTGTGCTCGATGGCCGCCGGCGCCGCGGGGACAA CTGGTTTTATAAAGTCACCGCTGTCTCAAAAGAGACTGACTCAGGACAGCGTGGAGTTGTACTGCGAGGCGATTGGCAATCCCATCCCTGAGATCCAGTGGTGGTTTGAGGGCAACGACCCCAATGAGACCTATGCTCAGCTCTGGGATGGCGCACGGCAGGACCGTGTCAAAATCAACGCCACCTACAACCTGCACTCCACCAGCACCATCTCCATCGCAAACCTCACGGGCGACGACTCGGGCATGTATGAGTGCCGGGCTAGCAACGACCCCGACCGCAACCACTTGTCGAAGAGCCCAAAGTCAAGTGGAATCCGTTCCCAGGCGAACGTTTTTGTCATCGAAC GTCCAGAAATTACTGCTCATGTCACTGAGAGTTCTGGCAAGCTGATCCTCAGCTGTAACATGTCTGCACCGCACCCCGCCATCACGGGCCACAAGTGGATTCACAAGGACAAGATCCTGGAGCAGGACGAGAAGACGGGTGCTTTCACCAGCTACGT aatCGATGGGAAGAGGGAGGAGCACTCCGGCATCTACGAGTGCGTCTACGAAGCGAACCCGCAGATAAGAGGAGAAGTGAATATCTCTg TTGCCCCCCAGGTGACGGCATACAAGAAATCCGAGCATGGGAACGAGGGGGACACGGGTGTGCTGACCTGCAAGAATCCCTCTTTCCCCGCTGTCACCACTTGGTCCTGGTACAAAAGTGGTCACGGG ctcctggagaacGCCTCGGGGCGATACATCATCAAATCCAGCGGCAACAAGACAGAGCTGCGCATCCTTAAGCTGGATATTGAGCAGGACACGGGCGACTATTTCTGCAACGGCACCAACTCCTACGGCACCGGCGATGCCACGGTGAACCTGCGCGTCCGCAGCCGCCTGGCAGCGCTCTGGCCCTTCCTGGGCATCGTGGCAGAGGTCCTCGTTCTTGTCACCATCATCTTCATCTACgagaagaggaggaagccaGATGAGGTTCCTGACG ATGATGATGGAGGCTCTGCACCACT gAAGAGCAACGCCACAAACCACAAGGACAAGAACGTCCGCCAGAGAAACGCCAACTAA
- the BSG gene encoding basigin isoform X1 — MAAGAAGARAVLALLVLCSMAAGAAGTSPEITAHVTESSGKLILSCNMSAPHPAITGHKWIHKDKILEQDEKTGAFTSYVIDGKREEHSGIYECVYEANPQIRGEVNISVAPQVTAYKKSEHGNEGDTGVLTCKNPSFPAVTTWSWYKSGHGLLENASGRYIIKSSGNKTELRILKLDIEQDTGDYFCNGTNSYGTGDATVNLRVRSRLAALWPFLGIVAEVLVLVTIIFIYEKRRKPDEVPDDDDGGSAPLKSNATNHKDKNVRQRNAN; from the exons atggcggcgggagcggcgggagcgcgcGCGGTCCTGGCGCTGCTCGTCTTGTGCTCGATGGCCGCCGGCGCCGCGGGGACAA GTCCAGAAATTACTGCTCATGTCACTGAGAGTTCTGGCAAGCTGATCCTCAGCTGTAACATGTCTGCACCGCACCCCGCCATCACGGGCCACAAGTGGATTCACAAGGACAAGATCCTGGAGCAGGACGAGAAGACGGGTGCTTTCACCAGCTACGT aatCGATGGGAAGAGGGAGGAGCACTCCGGCATCTACGAGTGCGTCTACGAAGCGAACCCGCAGATAAGAGGAGAAGTGAATATCTCTg TTGCCCCCCAGGTGACGGCATACAAGAAATCCGAGCATGGGAACGAGGGGGACACGGGTGTGCTGACCTGCAAGAATCCCTCTTTCCCCGCTGTCACCACTTGGTCCTGGTACAAAAGTGGTCACGGG ctcctggagaacGCCTCGGGGCGATACATCATCAAATCCAGCGGCAACAAGACAGAGCTGCGCATCCTTAAGCTGGATATTGAGCAGGACACGGGCGACTATTTCTGCAACGGCACCAACTCCTACGGCACCGGCGATGCCACGGTGAACCTGCGCGTCCGCAGCCGCCTGGCAGCGCTCTGGCCCTTCCTGGGCATCGTGGCAGAGGTCCTCGTTCTTGTCACCATCATCTTCATCTACgagaagaggaggaagccaGATGAGGTTCCTGACG ATGATGATGGAGGCTCTGCACCACT gAAGAGCAACGCCACAAACCACAAGGACAAGAACGTCCGCCAGAGAAACGCCAACTAA